GCTGCAATCCCTCCAAAAACAATTAGAAAAGATGCAAGCTGGATAAAAAAGACAACCGATCCCATGCCCGCGTTGGTAAATACTGCAAACAGCAAAGTAGATATTCCTATTAGTATTCCTATGGGCGTCAATATATCAAATTTTTTCATACGCAAATCCCTGACTCCCTATATTCAAGATTTTCACATACCAAGCATGCAGGCACGAGCAGGCAATATTCACAGTCTCGGTTTCCATCAATCCAGAGAAAATCGTTTAAAATGAAGTGGAGTCTCTGTACTCCAAGCGATGCGGGAGTTCAACAACTTCATCTTGAACGTCCTCTTTATTCATATATTTTGTTAACAGACGCATGGAGACAGCACCGATATCATACATAGGCTGAACCACAGTGGTCAGAGTCGGACGTACCATAGTTGCAAGGCGTGTATTGTCAAAACCAATGACTTCTACTTCTTCTGGCACCTTAATGCCATCATCTTGCAATCCATGAATAACACCTAGTGCCATCTCATCTGTTCCCGCAAAAATGGCAGTAGGCGGGTTGTCCAGCTTTCTAAGCTCCTGTACAGCTTCAATGCCAGAATCATAAGTATAGTCCCCTACAGCAACCAGCCTTTCATCAAAGCCTTGTCCGTGTTCTTCACAAGCTTTTTTATACCCGCTGAATTTCTGATAGCCATTAACCGGGTCTTCCAATGAACCAGATACCATTCCTACTCTCTTATGACCAGCTTCAAATAACTCTGTTACAGCGTCAAAAGCTGCTTGGTGGTAATCAATGTTTACAGAAGGTATTTCTTTATTTTCATCTAAAGTAGCGGCTAATACAACAGGAACCGGTGAGCGTTTAAATTCTTCTACATGCTCAGAAGTTATCTCGCCTCCCATAAATAAAATGCCGTCCACTTGTTTTTCAAGCAGAGTGTTAATAAGATGAAT
This DNA window, taken from Alteribacillus bidgolensis, encodes the following:
- the ccpA gene encoding catabolite control protein A, coding for MNTTIYDVAREAGVSMATVSRVVNGNPNVKPATRKKVLDAIERLGYRPNAVARGLASKKTTTVGVIIPDISSIFFAELARGIEDIATMYKYNIILSNSDQNKEKEIHLINTLLEKQVDGILFMGGEITSEHVEEFKRSPVPVVLAATLDENKEIPSVNIDYHQAAFDAVTELFEAGHKRVGMVSGSLEDPVNGYQKFSGYKKACEEHGQGFDERLVAVGDYTYDSGIEAVQELRKLDNPPTAIFAGTDEMALGVIHGLQDDGIKVPEEVEVIGFDNTRLATMVRPTLTTVVQPMYDIGAVSMRLLTKYMNKEDVQDEVVELPHRLEYRDSTSF